In Polaromonas sp. JS666, one genomic interval encodes:
- a CDS encoding PAS domain S-box protein, whose product MKLPFRVTVNLALGMGLALIVLSTAVSYLTINALISDAQQETQTRETVLLLEEVVSQFKTAESLQRRYLLTHTANDLMTYRQARAGIQQVLLRVSSGQTPTGQWQDMLALKNLIARRVELMEQTIAARQQAGLEAAAALVGSDLNRQLHQEIDGLAQRIKSAETLTLGRSKEEARQSAQTVEWLILSGGVLSLAVLAWAIQMIGRFQAQRRLVEARLSDSEAMSRAITESMAEGVMTATPQGVIVGANSAARTLFGYTLDDLIGRQVATLLPARYQSDFTAFYEALASRPRGFRESGTEVSGVRRDGTEFPVHVSFGDVHVGGQRLFTAIIRDITESRRISQALRDSEAQLRQLTDTVPALIAYVDKDQRLQFHNKAYEEAFGLTHEQIHQKTLLEVMGEEFYAGVKDHVAEALAGYSVRYEREQVSVGGGRREYVMNYFPRYGEGKAWDQAIGFFALGNDVTELKRIDRMKSEFVSTVSHELRTPLTSIRGSLGLVWGGVTGELPEKAKALVGIAKNNCERLIRLINDILDSEKIESGKMRFEMQPVELDPLLEQVLAANEGFAAQHQVKLVLRTGRRPVLVNVDSDRLTQVVTNLLSNAIKFSPAEGTVQVLLRSGAGRVRVEISDKGPGIPEEFRQHIFQKFSQADASDTRQRGGTGLGLSISKAMLERMEGSIGFTTEQNVGTTFFFELPEWKEAPPVTAPMSLDAVARPRILVCEDDPDVAKLIGMMLDKGGFDADVAHTAAQARDYLKMESYAAMTVDIKLPHENGLDLIAELRRDKRTAGLPVVVLSVTPEEVQLRAERRALEISDWLEKPLDEQHMLDCLRRAVRSGRARQ is encoded by the coding sequence ATGAAGCTACCCTTTCGCGTAACCGTCAACCTGGCCCTGGGCATGGGGCTGGCCCTGATCGTCCTGAGCACGGCGGTGTCGTACCTCACGATCAATGCGCTGATCAGTGATGCACAGCAGGAGACGCAAACCCGGGAAACAGTACTGCTTCTGGAGGAAGTCGTTTCCCAGTTCAAAACCGCGGAGTCCCTGCAGCGGCGCTACCTCCTCACCCATACGGCAAATGACCTGATGACGTACCGGCAGGCCCGGGCCGGTATCCAACAGGTGCTGCTGCGCGTGTCCTCCGGGCAAACGCCAACGGGTCAGTGGCAGGATATGCTCGCGCTGAAAAACCTGATCGCCCGTCGGGTTGAACTGATGGAGCAGACCATCGCGGCCCGGCAACAGGCGGGGCTGGAGGCTGCCGCGGCCCTGGTCGGCAGTGACCTGAACCGTCAGCTTCACCAGGAGATTGACGGTTTGGCGCAGCGCATCAAAAGCGCTGAGACCCTGACGCTGGGGCGCTCAAAAGAAGAAGCCCGGCAGAGCGCCCAGACTGTCGAGTGGTTGATCCTGTCAGGTGGCGTGCTCTCGCTCGCCGTCCTGGCATGGGCCATCCAGATGATCGGCCGTTTTCAGGCCCAGCGCCGTCTTGTGGAGGCGAGGCTCTCCGACAGCGAAGCCATGAGCCGGGCCATCACCGAGAGCATGGCGGAAGGGGTGATGACGGCCACCCCGCAAGGTGTCATTGTCGGTGCCAACAGCGCCGCGAGAACTCTCTTCGGCTACACGCTTGACGACCTGATCGGTCGCCAGGTGGCTACGCTGCTGCCGGCGCGCTACCAGTCTGATTTCACCGCGTTCTATGAGGCCCTGGCCAGCCGCCCCCGCGGTTTCAGGGAGTCCGGCACCGAAGTCAGCGGGGTGCGCCGCGACGGCACCGAATTTCCGGTCCATGTGTCTTTCGGAGATGTCCATGTGGGCGGGCAGCGGCTGTTTACGGCCATCATTCGCGACATCACCGAAAGCAGGCGGATCAGCCAGGCATTGCGCGACAGCGAAGCGCAGCTGCGCCAGCTGACGGATACCGTTCCTGCGCTGATTGCCTATGTGGACAAAGACCAGCGCCTCCAGTTCCACAACAAGGCCTATGAAGAGGCATTTGGCCTGACACACGAGCAAATTCACCAGAAAACCCTGCTGGAGGTGATGGGGGAGGAGTTTTACGCAGGGGTGAAAGACCACGTCGCGGAAGCGCTGGCGGGTTATTCGGTGCGGTATGAGCGTGAGCAGGTGAGCGTGGGCGGCGGGCGCCGCGAATACGTGATGAATTATTTTCCGCGCTACGGTGAGGGCAAGGCGTGGGACCAGGCCATCGGATTCTTCGCGCTGGGCAACGATGTCACCGAACTCAAGCGCATTGACCGCATGAAAAGCGAGTTCGTCTCCACCGTCAGCCACGAATTGCGTACCCCCCTCACGTCCATACGCGGCTCGCTGGGGCTGGTCTGGGGCGGCGTCACCGGCGAGTTGCCGGAGAAGGCGAAAGCGCTGGTGGGCATTGCCAAGAACAACTGTGAACGGCTCATACGCCTGATCAACGACATTCTTGATAGCGAGAAAATCGAGTCCGGAAAAATGCGCTTTGAGATGCAGCCGGTGGAGCTGGATCCCCTGCTGGAGCAGGTGCTTGCCGCGAACGAGGGCTTCGCCGCGCAGCACCAGGTGAAGCTGGTGCTGCGTACCGGCCGTCGTCCGGTGCTCGTCAACGTGGACAGCGATCGCCTGACCCAGGTGGTGACCAACCTGCTGTCGAACGCCATCAAGTTCTCCCCGGCGGAAGGTACGGTGCAGGTTCTGCTGCGCAGTGGGGCGGGGCGCGTACGCGTCGAGATCAGCGACAAGGGACCTGGCATACCTGAAGAGTTTCGCCAGCACATCTTCCAGAAGTTTTCCCAGGCTGACGCGTCTGACACGCGCCAGCGGGGCGGAACCGGCCTGGGCCTCAGCATTTCCAAGGCCATGCTGGAGCGCATGGAAGGCAGCATTGGCTTCACGACGGAGCAGAACGTGGGAACGACTTTCTTTTTCGAATTGCCGGAATGGAAGGAGGCGCCGCCCGTGACGGCCCCGATGAGCCTCGATGCGGTGGCCCGGCCCCGGATTCTGGTGTGTGAGGACGATCCGGATGTTGCAAAGCTGATTGGCATGATGCTGGACAAAGGCGGTTTTGATGCGGATGTGGCCCACACGGCGGCGCAGGCACGCGACTACCTCAAGATGGAGTCCTATGCGGCAATGACCGTTGACATCAAACTGCCCCATGAAAATGGTCTGGATCTGATTGCCGAGTTGCGCCGGGACAAACGCACCGCCGGCTTGCCCGTCGTGGTGCTGTCGGTGACGCCGGAAGAGGTGCAGTTGCGCGCCGAGCGGCGGGCGCTGGAGATTTCCGACTGGCTGGAAAAGCCGCTCGATGAGCAGCACATGCTCGACTGCCTGCGCCGGGCCGTCAGGAGCGGGCGAGCCCGCCAATGA
- the gph gene encoding phosphoglycolate phosphatase (PGP is an essential enzyme in the glycolate salvage pathway in higher organisms (photorespiration in plants). Phosphoglycolate results from the oxidase activity of RubisCO in the Calvin cycle when concentrations of carbon dioxide are low relative to oxygen. This enzyme is a member of the Haloacid Dehalogenase (HAD) superfamily of aspartate-nucleophile hydrolase enzymes (PF00702).) yields MKGLSLMADRAFHLDPGAFDAAIVDLDGTMVDTVGDFVAALNLMLADLPVPGGETRRVDAATVGSMVGKGSEHLIRSVLNHLQAQDSGMSPPVNSAENCDRAYAGYQGHYDRINGLHSAVYPGVPEGLRVLQRAGLKLACVTNKPAAFARALIELKGLDGFFTEVFGGDSFERKKPDPLPLLKTCEALGTRPDRTLVIGDSSNDAQAARAAGCPVVLVTYGYNHGEPVRAVDADGFIDSLAQLQFAMAAVAGAASA; encoded by the coding sequence ATGAAAGGACTCTCTTTGATGGCCGACCGCGCTTTTCACCTGGACCCCGGTGCTTTTGACGCCGCGATTGTCGATCTGGACGGCACCATGGTGGACACCGTGGGAGACTTTGTGGCCGCGCTCAACCTGATGCTGGCCGATCTGCCGGTCCCGGGCGGCGAAACCCGTCGGGTTGATGCCGCCACGGTGGGCTCCATGGTCGGCAAGGGCTCTGAGCATCTGATCCGGTCCGTATTGAATCACCTCCAGGCCCAGGACAGCGGGATGTCACCCCCTGTTAATTCAGCAGAAAACTGCGACCGCGCCTATGCCGGCTACCAAGGGCACTATGACCGCATCAATGGCCTGCACTCGGCGGTTTACCCCGGTGTGCCGGAAGGGCTGCGGGTGCTGCAGCGGGCCGGGCTCAAGCTGGCCTGCGTGACCAACAAACCGGCTGCCTTTGCGCGCGCGCTGATCGAACTCAAGGGGCTGGACGGTTTTTTCACCGAGGTGTTTGGCGGGGATTCGTTCGAGCGCAAGAAGCCTGATCCGCTGCCTCTGCTGAAAACCTGCGAGGCCCTGGGAACCCGCCCGGACCGCACCTTGGTGATTGGCGACTCCAGCAATGATGCCCAGGCGGCCCGCGCGGCCGGTTGTCCCGTGGTGCTGGTCACCTACGGCTACAACCACGGCGAGCCGGTGCGCGCTGTGGATGCGGATGGGTTTATCGACTCGCTGGCGCAACTGCAGTTTGCAATGGCCGCCGTGGCGGGGGCGGCCTCGGCCTGA
- a CDS encoding adenylate/guanylate cyclase domain-containing protein, with translation MDDVARPGAGEPLHSSAGAMRAPVQRRSRVLIVEDTADIRYFLETLLKDQYEVAAASAGETGLQMATGEPRPEIILLDVMMPDMDGYEVMRQLAKDPRTAEIPVIFLTALGSVADEQKGLDLGATDYITKPISPPILLARVRLHLERSANARRLKDLSEQLSRYLAPQVYQSLFDGSRQAEIQTQRKRLTVFFSDIKNFTASTAQWQPEEVTLLLNSYFAEMSQIAAEYGATLDKFIGDAIVIFFGDPHSLGPRRDALQCVRMAVAMQRRMQDLQRRWRSMDISKTFEIRIGINSGFCDVGNFGSALRMEYTIIGREVNLAARLEQAAEPGEILISSETYALVRGEILADAREPLLAKGFAEPIAIYAVDKAAMEGDGDASIIRCDRPGLRMDIDLGRLTGAERTQAAVQIRKALVSLEALPDAAAVPEPAAADAADVSLPEHMAGLDLALGLSRAMGLNPLYVSMLRRFQQSHQETIARIRQALEDGELKTAELLSHSLRGVAGQIGATRVPHDAEALEQALGGSQPREAIDGRLAALEVSLGELIAALHAGLPPEAAAP, from the coding sequence ATGGATGACGTAGCGAGGCCGGGAGCGGGCGAGCCGCTCCATTCCAGCGCCGGTGCCATGCGTGCACCCGTGCAGCGCCGTTCCCGCGTCCTTATCGTTGAAGACACGGCTGATATCCGCTACTTCCTCGAAACCCTGCTGAAGGATCAATACGAGGTCGCCGCAGCTTCTGCTGGCGAGACCGGCCTGCAGATGGCGACGGGCGAACCCCGCCCCGAGATCATCCTGCTGGACGTCATGATGCCGGACATGGACGGCTATGAAGTCATGCGCCAGCTGGCCAAGGACCCGCGCACGGCGGAGATTCCGGTCATTTTCCTCACGGCCCTTGGCAGCGTGGCGGATGAGCAAAAAGGGCTGGATCTGGGTGCCACCGACTACATCACCAAGCCGATCAGTCCGCCCATTCTGCTGGCCCGCGTTAGGCTTCATCTGGAGCGCAGCGCCAATGCCAGGCGCCTGAAGGATTTGTCAGAGCAGCTGTCGCGCTACCTGGCGCCGCAGGTCTACCAGTCGCTGTTCGATGGTTCCCGCCAGGCTGAAATTCAGACGCAGCGCAAGCGGCTGACGGTGTTTTTTTCCGATATCAAGAACTTCACCGCCTCGACGGCGCAATGGCAGCCCGAAGAAGTCACGCTGCTGCTGAACAGCTATTTCGCCGAGATGTCGCAGATCGCTGCGGAATACGGCGCAACGCTGGACAAATTCATCGGCGACGCCATCGTCATATTTTTTGGCGACCCGCACAGCCTGGGGCCGCGCCGGGATGCCTTGCAGTGCGTGAGGATGGCGGTGGCGATGCAAAGGCGCATGCAGGATTTGCAGCGGCGCTGGCGCAGCATGGACATCAGCAAGACGTTCGAGATACGTATCGGTATCAATTCCGGCTTCTGCGACGTGGGCAATTTCGGCAGTGCGCTGCGCATGGAATACACCATCATCGGGCGTGAGGTGAATCTCGCGGCCAGGCTTGAGCAGGCCGCCGAGCCCGGCGAGATACTGATCTCCAGTGAAACCTATGCCCTGGTGCGGGGCGAAATCCTGGCTGATGCGCGGGAGCCCTTGCTGGCCAAGGGTTTTGCCGAGCCCATTGCCATCTATGCCGTTGATAAAGCCGCGATGGAAGGGGACGGCGACGCCAGCATCATCCGGTGTGACAGGCCGGGACTGCGCATGGACATCGACCTGGGCCGGCTGACAGGCGCAGAGCGGACGCAAGCAGCCGTCCAGATTCGCAAGGCGCTTGTGAGCCTGGAAGCGTTGCCCGATGCCGCCGCTGTGCCCGAACCCGCGGCAGCGGATGCGGCCGATGTTTCATTGCCCGAACACATGGCGGGGTTGGACCTGGCGTTGGGACTGTCTCGCGCGATGGGGCTCAACCCGCTGTACGTCTCGATGCTCCGCCGCTTCCAGCAAAGCCACCAGGAAACGATCGCGCGCATCCGCCAGGCGCTGGAAGACGGCGAGCTGAAAACGGCAGAGCTGCTGAGCCACTCGTTGCGCGGGGTGGCAGGGCAGATTGGTGCAACGCGCGTGCCGCATGATGCCGAAGCGCTTGAGCAGGCCCTGGGGGGCAGCCAGCCGCGTGAAGCCATTGATGGGCGGCTGGCAGCGCTGGAGGTGTCTCTTGGGGAATTGATTGCCGCACTGCATGCCGGGCTGCCGCCCGAAGCCGCCGCGCCCTGA
- a CDS encoding response regulator transcription factor has product MDYTDVYGVTSKGEQELRGSVTTISPPEVELLVRLDGVLTLAQIRQGMSAAALETFDDTLRMLVFKNLAAVVHPDSFAASRQFRFSAMALTRANAEADACAASLKNSSYYVRIAHKRALPPPRAPGQRLSAIVVDDDPLLSSFLSQYLTFEGFDVRVAGSRAEVVAEFRKPPRPDLVLLDVMLPDADGFDILLRIRAHPALKDVPVIMLTAKATRESVLKGLAGGANGYVTKPVEIDSLLEAVRTVVGPQ; this is encoded by the coding sequence TTGGACTACACCGATGTTTACGGGGTTACTTCGAAAGGCGAACAGGAGCTGCGTGGTTCGGTCACCACCATTTCACCGCCCGAGGTCGAATTGCTGGTGCGACTTGACGGTGTTTTGACGCTGGCGCAGATTCGGCAGGGCATGAGTGCGGCGGCTCTCGAGACATTCGATGACACGCTCCGGATGCTGGTCTTCAAGAACCTTGCGGCGGTGGTCCATCCGGATTCCTTTGCCGCGTCGCGGCAGTTCCGGTTCAGCGCCATGGCGTTGACCCGGGCCAACGCTGAAGCCGATGCCTGCGCCGCGTCACTCAAGAACTCCAGCTACTACGTCCGGATTGCGCACAAGCGCGCGTTGCCTCCCCCGCGCGCTCCGGGGCAGCGCTTATCGGCCATTGTTGTGGATGACGACCCGCTTCTGTCCAGCTTCCTGAGCCAGTATCTGACTTTTGAAGGGTTTGATGTGCGGGTCGCCGGGTCTCGTGCCGAGGTCGTGGCCGAGTTTCGTAAACCGCCGAGGCCCGATCTCGTTCTTCTCGATGTGATGCTTCCCGATGCCGATGGCTTTGACATTCTGCTCAGGATTCGTGCGCACCCGGCACTCAAGGATGTGCCCGTCATCATGCTGACAGCCAAGGCAACCCGGGAGTCTGTTCTGAAAGGCCTGGCGGGGGGCGCCAATGGCTATGTCACCAAGCCCGTCGAGATCGATTCCCTGCTGGAGGCTGTGCGGACGGTGGTAGGGCCGCAGTAA
- a CDS encoding glycoside hydrolase family 5 protein encodes MQRREFSKAAVAVAALGGLGVASAGRPIKTVPGGTTTPPPTTTISGVPMGTNLSGMEWAKPGLRYGMSTAPNLNFTVPRAQDVAYLAANGYAKNRLPIQWELLQPMLPDTYANAAAIAAIGNPGAFHAGYESYITGVLDAHAAAGTKCIIDNHNYCRYQDFKYQADGSVIGLTVPSDPLIRPYTTDNTQVRKRIFALAAGATLTRAHFTDFWTRVAAKWGSHPGFGGYGLMNEPHDMPQPGGIVAWNEDAVKTAEDLTIWPAFAQAAINAIRTIDAANPIYVAGNLWDSAMFVGIKNPGFPLMGRNLIYEVHMYLDAYSNGAAFDYDTEVAKNYSAGFGVGSITESTGADRIKIATDWAKANGVKLALTETGMPIDDLRWQAMFSRAVSYARAAGCEIYSWMGGNHWPIRNYAINHVPGWHQNKTLEPSVSGPLKASAGIAKAVLFDDGPGYALAGTSITITVYARGNLAAPVSIGVSSNNGGTFSKTVLIIPAGANGQDTFTYVPESNRIATLTYTSDGQLSGQVPPQRKIYSLNDPVAYAATSLPGAAMAILAKYSAAKWDLADGYTDYLQGAPAAAGEPVRAISDSGFGSSAGNAMEMINWVNKANGGMGAMSVPVMRVTNGKKNSDHAVYNTWGFWCKKSLKMQGIQPNPRNRVPYNLEDSHFVIAAVSVPGQYNTGVLFQASQAEARFTSELNFTNSCPGAKWVDASGQTVQLASSTKLPVNVPSVVSFTCAPGSQKLRVNSALVAGASASFSPSAFNQMLIGWGYLSYYPRDGFRGNIYAVISGKGAPTAEELGVLEKYLASTAGVAI; translated from the coding sequence ATGCAAAGACGTGAATTTTCAAAGGCCGCCGTTGCCGTCGCCGCTCTCGGAGGCCTCGGCGTGGCCTCGGCCGGCCGCCCCATCAAGACCGTCCCGGGCGGGACCACCACGCCCCCTCCAACGACCACGATTTCGGGCGTGCCCATGGGCACCAATCTCTCCGGCATGGAGTGGGCCAAGCCTGGTTTGCGCTACGGCATGAGCACGGCGCCCAACCTGAACTTCACCGTGCCCCGTGCGCAGGACGTCGCTTACCTGGCGGCCAATGGCTACGCCAAGAACCGCCTGCCCATCCAGTGGGAGCTGTTGCAGCCCATGCTGCCCGATACCTATGCCAATGCCGCGGCCATCGCTGCCATCGGCAACCCGGGCGCGTTTCATGCGGGGTACGAGTCCTACATCACCGGCGTGCTGGACGCGCATGCGGCAGCGGGCACCAAATGCATCATCGACAACCACAACTACTGCCGCTACCAGGACTTCAAGTACCAGGCCGATGGCTCCGTGATTGGTCTGACGGTTCCGTCGGATCCGCTGATCAGGCCGTACACGACCGACAACACGCAGGTACGCAAGCGGATTTTTGCGCTGGCCGCGGGTGCCACACTCACGCGAGCCCACTTCACGGATTTCTGGACACGTGTTGCGGCCAAGTGGGGCAGCCACCCCGGTTTTGGCGGTTACGGCCTGATGAACGAACCGCACGACATGCCTCAGCCCGGCGGCATCGTGGCTTGGAATGAAGACGCCGTCAAAACCGCCGAAGACCTGACGATCTGGCCGGCCTTTGCGCAGGCCGCCATCAATGCGATTCGCACCATCGACGCCGCCAATCCCATCTATGTGGCGGGGAATCTGTGGGACTCGGCGATGTTCGTCGGAATCAAGAATCCGGGTTTCCCGCTGATGGGCCGCAACCTCATCTACGAAGTCCACATGTACCTGGATGCATACAGCAATGGCGCTGCCTTTGACTATGACACCGAAGTGGCCAAGAACTACAGCGCAGGCTTTGGCGTGGGCTCCATCACGGAGTCGACTGGCGCCGACCGCATCAAGATTGCCACGGACTGGGCCAAGGCCAACGGTGTCAAGTTGGCCTTGACCGAAACGGGCATGCCGATCGATGACCTGCGGTGGCAGGCCATGTTCTCCAGGGCCGTGAGCTATGCACGTGCAGCCGGTTGCGAAATCTACAGCTGGATGGGTGGCAACCACTGGCCCATCCGCAATTACGCGATCAACCATGTGCCGGGCTGGCACCAGAACAAGACGCTGGAGCCGTCGGTCTCGGGCCCGCTGAAGGCGTCCGCCGGGATCGCCAAAGCCGTGCTGTTTGACGACGGGCCGGGTTATGCGCTGGCGGGCACGTCCATCACCATCACGGTCTATGCCCGCGGGAATCTGGCGGCGCCCGTGAGCATTGGGGTGTCGTCGAACAACGGCGGCACGTTCAGCAAAACGGTGCTGATCATTCCCGCCGGCGCGAACGGCCAGGACACGTTCACCTACGTGCCCGAGTCCAACCGCATCGCGACGCTGACCTATACCAGCGATGGCCAGCTGTCAGGCCAGGTTCCGCCCCAGCGCAAAATCTATTCGCTCAATGACCCGGTCGCCTATGCGGCCACCAGCCTGCCGGGCGCCGCGATGGCGATCCTGGCGAAATACAGCGCCGCCAAATGGGATCTCGCCGACGGGTACACCGACTACCTGCAGGGCGCCCCCGCCGCCGCCGGCGAGCCGGTGCGCGCCATCTCCGACTCCGGCTTTGGCTCCAGCGCCGGCAACGCCATGGAAATGATCAACTGGGTCAACAAGGCCAATGGCGGCATGGGCGCGATGTCGGTGCCCGTGATGCGCGTGACCAACGGCAAAAAGAACTCGGACCATGCGGTCTACAACACCTGGGGTTTCTGGTGCAAGAAGTCGCTCAAGATGCAAGGCATCCAGCCCAACCCCAGAAACCGGGTGCCGTACAACCTGGAGGATTCGCACTTTGTCATCGCGGCGGTGAGCGTGCCCGGCCAGTACAACACCGGTGTGCTGTTTCAGGCGTCACAGGCCGAGGCCCGCTTCACGTCAGAGCTCAATTTCACCAACAGCTGCCCTGGCGCGAAATGGGTGGATGCCAGCGGGCAGACCGTGCAACTGGCCAGCTCCACCAAGCTGCCCGTCAATGTGCCGTCCGTGGTGTCGTTCACCTGCGCGCCCGGCTCGCAAAAGCTGCGTGTGAACTCTGCCCTGGTGGCGGGCGCGAGTGCAAGTTTCTCGCCAAGCGCCTTCAACCAGATGCTGATCGGCTGGGGTTACCTCAGCTACTACCCGCGCGACGGCTTCCGGGGAAACATCTATGCCGTCATCAGCGGCAAAGGCGCGCCCACGGCGGAAGAGCTGGGTGTGCTGGAGAAATACCTGGCGAGCACCGCGGGTGTCGCGATTTAA
- a CDS encoding chalcone isomerase family protein, protein MTLPLSLYKQCITGLAGLVLSLGVLAAPVEISGVKLEDALDLQGTKLQLNGAGIRYKAVFKVYVAGLYLGKKAATPEEVYAAPGPKRLSITLLREIDSNELGKAFTKGIEDNTPKGEMSRLIPGLIRMGQIFADQKKLLPGENFTIDWIPGTGTVLTVKGKQQGEPFREIEFFNALMRIWLGPQPADWRLKEALLSKG, encoded by the coding sequence ATGACTTTGCCTTTGTCTTTGTATAAGCAGTGCATCACCGGCCTGGCCGGGCTGGTGCTGTCACTTGGCGTGCTGGCCGCGCCGGTGGAAATTTCGGGGGTCAAACTGGAGGACGCGCTGGACCTTCAGGGCACGAAACTCCAGCTCAATGGCGCGGGCATCCGCTACAAGGCGGTGTTCAAGGTCTATGTGGCGGGCCTGTACCTGGGCAAGAAGGCCGCCACGCCGGAAGAGGTGTACGCGGCACCGGGCCCCAAGCGCCTGAGCATCACGCTGCTGCGCGAGATTGATTCCAACGAGCTTGGCAAGGCATTCACCAAGGGCATTGAAGACAACACGCCCAAGGGCGAGATGTCCAGGCTGATCCCGGGCCTGATCAGGATGGGCCAGATCTTTGCCGACCAGAAAAAGCTGCTGCCCGGCGAAAATTTCACCATTGACTGGATTCCCGGCACGGGCACGGTGCTCACCGTCAAGGGCAAGCAGCAGGGCGAGCCGTTCCGGGAAATTGAATTTTTCAATGCCCTGATGCGCATCTGGCTGGGCCCGCAACCCGCAGACTGGAGGCTGAAAGAGGCCCTGCTGAGTAAAGGCTGA
- a CDS encoding anthranilate synthase component I family protein yields MITELEFKSLASQGYNRIPLMLEAFADLETPLSLYLKLANAKDGGKFSFLLESVVGGERFGRYSFIGLPARTLIRCSGFGADMLTEVVKDGRVIETSRVNPLDFISDYQKRFKVALRPGLPRFCGGLAGYFGYDTVRYIEKKLEASCPPDTLGCPDIMLLQCEELAVIDNLSGKLYLIVYADPAQPEAFANAKKRLRELKEQLKYSVSAPVVKPSQGYPAERDFAKADYIAAVERAKRLIEAGDFMQVQVGQRIKKRYTESPLSLYRALRALNPSPYMYYYHFGDFHVVGASPEILVRQEQVARVAGPPQDANAPSGGSEYTPVTSVGAQFEQKITIRPLAGTRPRASSIEADKAVEQELVNDPKERAEHVMLIDLARNDIGRIAKTGTVKVTEAFAVERYSHVMHIVSNVEGVLLDGMTSMDVLKATFPAGTLTGAPKVHAMELIDQLEPTKRGLYGGACGYLSYAGDMDVAIAIRTGIIKDQTLYVQAAAGVVADSVPELEWKETEAKARALLRASELVEEGLE; encoded by the coding sequence GTGATTACTGAACTCGAATTTAAAAGCCTGGCCAGCCAGGGCTACAACCGCATTCCGCTGATGCTGGAGGCGTTTGCCGATCTCGAAACCCCGCTGTCGCTCTACCTCAAGCTTGCCAACGCCAAAGACGGCGGCAAGTTCAGCTTTTTGCTGGAGTCGGTGGTGGGTGGCGAGCGTTTTGGCCGCTACAGCTTTATTGGCTTGCCCGCGCGTACGCTGATACGCTGCTCGGGCTTCGGGGCCGACATGCTCACCGAGGTGGTGAAGGACGGCCGGGTCATCGAAACCTCGCGAGTCAATCCGCTGGATTTCATCAGTGACTACCAAAAACGGTTCAAGGTCGCGCTCAGGCCCGGCCTGCCGCGCTTTTGCGGCGGACTGGCCGGTTACTTTGGCTATGACACGGTGCGCTACATCGAGAAAAAACTCGAAGCCTCCTGCCCGCCGGACACGCTGGGCTGCCCCGACATCATGCTGCTGCAGTGCGAAGAACTGGCCGTGATCGACAACCTCTCGGGCAAGCTCTACCTGATCGTGTACGCGGATCCGGCCCAGCCCGAGGCCTTTGCCAACGCCAAGAAGCGCCTGCGTGAGCTCAAGGAGCAGCTCAAATACTCCGTCAGCGCGCCGGTCGTCAAGCCCTCGCAGGGCTATCCGGCCGAGCGTGACTTTGCCAAGGCCGACTACATTGCCGCGGTAGAGCGCGCCAAGCGGCTGATCGAGGCCGGCGATTTCATGCAGGTGCAGGTGGGCCAGCGCATCAAGAAGCGCTACACCGAGTCGCCGCTGAGCCTGTACCGGGCGCTGCGCGCGCTCAACCCCTCGCCCTACATGTACTACTACCACTTTGGCGACTTCCATGTGGTGGGGGCGTCGCCTGAGATTCTGGTGCGGCAGGAGCAGGTGGCTCGCGTCGCCGGGCCGCCCCAAGACGCGAACGCCCCCTCGGGGGGCAGCGAGTACACGCCAGTGACGAGCGTGGGGGCCCAGTTCGAGCAGAAGATCACGATCCGGCCCCTGGCCGGCACCCGCCCGCGCGCTTCGTCCATCGAGGCTGACAAGGCGGTCGAGCAGGAGCTGGTCAATGACCCGAAGGAGCGCGCCGAGCACGTGATGCTGATCGACCTGGCGCGCAACGACATCGGCCGCATCGCCAAAACCGGCACCGTCAAGGTGACCGAAGCCTTTGCGGTGGAGCGCTACAGCCATGTGATGCACATCGTGAGCAACGTCGAAGGCGTCTTGCTCGATGGCATGACCAGCATGGATGTGCTCAAGGCGACCTTCCCGGCCGGCACGCTGACCGGCGCGCCCAAGGTGCATGCGATGGAACTGATCGACCAGCTGGAGCCCACCAAGCGCGGCCTGTATGGCGGCGCCTGCGGTTACCTCAGTTATGCGGGCGACATGGACGTGGCCATTGCGATCCGCACCGGCATCATCAAGGACCAGACCCTGTATGTGCAGGCGGCGGCCGGCGTGGTGGCTGACTCGGTGCCCGAGCTGGAATGGAAAGAAACCGAAGCCAAGGCGCGCGCCTTGCTGCGCGCCAGCGAACTGGTCGAGGAGGGCCTGGAATGA